The genomic DNA ttcttccttAATTATTAGCTAAACAAACAAACTCGATATCAAGAATTTTAACAATCAGCTTTTTTGTATCCACAATTAAATATTCTTGAAAATATAGAATTCATTTCCAGCAACAGCAAAATAACTATAGATGTTAAAGGAACTAACTTGTACAATACCATATATATAGCCCCTTCTCTCAAACTGTGAATATCTTCCTCACTTTCTTTATTTCCCTCTGGCAAATTGGGCAAGTTCCACCCTCTTCCTTAGTCCTGCAAATTGTTTAACAACACacactccataattaaccatatTACATTTTAGGCCAATATATCATACACTATCAATATTGCATTAATTTACCGTATTCCACACGAAAAACAAACAACACCATGTCCACATGGAAGGAAAAAACAGTTCTTCTCCGCATCACTGCATTTCACACAAGTGCGCTGAGCATCATCTACCGACCTCCTAATATCAAGAgactcctcctcctcctcctcgtcTGAGATAGAATCATACGAAGAACCCCAACTCAATAGATCATCATCTTTATGCAGAATCAATGGAGTTCTGTCGCTTATAAAATCCCTCGCTTGCATTCCTCTTGCTTCTTCAGTAAATATTTGCAACATGCCGCATATTCTAAGTGCCAATAGGATGATCACTGTCATCATGCCTATAACAAACATCCATGAGGCAGATGTTTGATAAATCTGAACAGATATTTTTAAGTATTGAGAACTGAACAATGTTTACCAGAACCAGTGATGTATGTTATCAAGCGTGGTCCATAAGCAAACTTGACATACCAGTCAAAGTATGGCAAAGACTGTATGAATCAAACAAGCAAGAATATTATCTAAAGGGAACCTCCGATAACATACAAAAAGGCATCTGGGATTCGATTTCTACCTGAGGTATTGGTGGTGAAGTTACAAGCGCATAATTTGTTCCATAGATGAAAAGATTGTAACTACATAGCCGGCGACTCAAGGAACACTTGTAAAATGCATTAGTTGTGTTGTACATGATGCCCTTGATAGTGAAATTTAGTTGAACCTAATCCATGTTGAACAACAGACAAGTATGCTAAAAATAGTTGTCGTGTTTTCAGAACCTTTATATATGGAGAAAGATTGGCAATGCTATAAATCACAGCAATATGGATAAGCAAGAATAATATTTGCTTTCAAACTTGATTACCTCCACTTCCATGGAGTTCAAATTACCCACTGCAATATAATACATGTAAGACTTCTGTATTTTCTGGTGGATTATGCCATTTCCTGTGGAAACAAAAATAATACCGTCATAATAGGAAGCCACCAGAAGTAAAATTACTATCATGTTGGACACCTTGAATAATGTTCCAAGACAATGTTGTATTTGGGTATGATGGATCCTCCATCCATTCTACCAGGTTCTCTCTCCCTGCAAGAATTTTACAACAATAATGAGACTACAAAGCTTCAAGTTATGCATATGAATACTCTATTCTATTGTCAATGATTTAGATCGggaaattaaaataactttgtTGAATGATTAGGAAACCACATCAGAAAGATATCTCGGGATTATTGTAGTCACCTCAAAGTTCGAATAAGCTTACCCTCAGCTATTATGAGAGACAATGGTATCGAACTGGAGGACTTGACACTGTAAGAGATATTCATTTCAGATCCTTTATTAAGAAAGTGAGCCCAATCCTGCAAAAACAAATCCATAGCTCATGCCATTACAAAAgcaataatttaagaaattggGTTTAAACAGATACAAATTGGGGGGGAATGGAAAAAATCcaataaattagtttttgagTAAACTTTACCTTGTGAAAGTTGGATGGAATCAACATATTGTGTGTTTCAGACCATGTTACTTCTGTATCCAGAGGTGGGATATCATAGAATCCATAGAGCATAAGACCGTTTCTTGAATCATCAATTTCTTCAGCCTTATCAATAGatgaataaaatcaataaacatCTAGAAGATTAGAACAAGAAGAAACAATCAAGAGTTGAATAGACAGGAAGGAAATGGAAGCTACTGACCCTAATTGTCTGGACAAAAAATGGATTAACTTGTAGCATGCGCGAGCAATTTGGACCAAGTTGCAAGTTCATAGTCCCATAGAGTCCAAATATCATAAACATGGATGCTGCTTGtaaggaaataaataatatataattgaaactAATTCAAAAGAACAGGAACAGAACTTGAACATGTTGAGTTCATTGAAAGGTAATTAATACAATTCCACTTCTGCTACTactaatttagtattttttttattcaagcAAAAATGAAAGATAacataaaaagaagaagatggtGCAATAGGGTACAGACCGAAGAACCAAAAGGCGACGAGCACGATTAGGCAGGATAACACGTCGTCATTTATCCGTCTGGATACCCCACCAAATACAGTTATGTTAATCCGATAAGAAGTTTCCGGCCGGCGGCGTGTGTCGTCTTCTCCGACGGCATTCTCATAAATCTGTGACTGGGAAGCGGAAGAAGACGGCTCCTCGATGGAATTAGGAGGAGGTGAAGGAAGAAGAGGCGACGTGTGGTTGTCGTCGTCGTCGTCCATCCAACAGAAGCTAGAGATTGATGGATCTGAAAGAAGCTGGTGATGTGGTCGGAATGGATCATTGTTGAAAGGAGCTTGGTTGGATTTTCTGTCGCCAACTACTAGTCTCTTCTTCAACGAGACTCTCCAGTCTCCACCATCAATAAAATTAGTTCTTCCCGCGCGACGAAGGTTTGTTAGACGTCATTTTCATTCTgtatattacaaatatatccAAACGCCCACGGAAACGCCTAATTGCGTTTGATTCACCGTAATCGCGAACGCGATTTCGATGCGATTGGGCTCGGCTACGATAAGGCTGAGCCCAGAAAAATGGCAATTAACTTTCATAATGGGCCTTAGTCCTCCAATTTCTTGATTGATTgacagttaaaaaaaaaaaacattcttttGCCCATTTCTTGGTTTTCCTGAATCGAAAAATCAAGATCGAGATCGAGAGAGAATGGGATCGTCTACAACAAAAATGGCATGGATCTTTCTCTTCTTTGCAGTCGTATCTCTAGCTCAGGTACTTCGTTTTCCGACTCATGTGAAGTTAATCTAGCCAAGGACCTAAATCACCAGATTTCAATGCTTTATCGAAACTCACTAGCTAGCTTCGAACTATTGGATTATGCTAAAGTCTAAGATTCCTTCATAGGGTTGCATCTGAACGATAGATTAGGTTAAACCTTCTCAGATCGCTCTCATGTAAATAAAACATCAATAACAAACGCTGAtctacaataaaaaaaagttaaggtAAAAGGATGAACTCAAGATTTAAAGAGTTTCCTCAAATACATTGGGTAGTTTCCCATTTCTAGATTTTCAGGGTATAAGGTTAACATCTAAAGGTTAGATTACATCATGTACAAAAGAGAAACTACTTCCTTGACCTGATCAACTTAAAATGTACTGTACAAGTTGAACCTAAACAATTATAAACATAATCACTAAATATAATGTGTATTACAATCATACTTAAACAGTATGATACTATGTTACACAAAACAAATGATTTGCGTAAAAGGTTCAGCACAAACTAAAAAGAATAGGATTTTTGGACTGATGGTATTTGGGAATTGTTTGGCCAGGCAGATAAGTCAAGTAAGAAGCTGAAGGAAGTGACTCACAAGGTTTATTTTGACATTGAGATTGCTGGAAAACCAGCCGGTATGTAATTATATGTGAATGGAACACAACAGCAGTGGCTACTGGCTGATGATAATTAAACTGTTTAAGTCTATTGTGACAGAATGGCCCATAAAGTGTTAAATTCAATGGTGAAAAATCTGATATTTACATTCATTTGTTTCCAGGACGCATTGAGATTGGTCTTTTTGGGAATGCAGTCCCTAAAACAGCCGGTATGTGCATTTCTCAGATTTAAACTCCTTTGTTGTACTTGGGTTTTGCTAAATTTCACTGATTGTGAGTTCTGAATCTCATCTTGTGCAGAAAATTTCCGAGCATTGTGCACAGGTAAACCAGAATAACCAGTTTCTTTATCATTTTAGTCAACAAGATGTACTAATTTGAGCTTTCAATCAACCTAAGCCATGATTAATCCCTGTGATTTAGCTTTTGGATCTTGAACCATGCTTTCTTTACAGATATGCTTGTATGTGATGATTTGGATATTTTCAGGGGAGCATGGTATTGGAAAAAGTGGAAAACCTCTTCACTACAAAGGAAGCTCTTTCCACAGAATTATTCCCAGCTTTATGATCCAAGGAGGTGATTTTACTCTAGGTGATGGAAGAGGTGGAGAATCAATCTATGGCGAAAAGTTTGCTGATGAAAATTTCAAGATAAAGCACACTGGTCCAGGTATGAAGGTTCTATCCATTTTCATGAATACTACTTACTGCTCTGAAATTCCTGCCCCCACTGAGGATTCGATGTTTACAGGGATTCTTTCTATGGCCAACTCTGGCAAAAACACCAATGGGTCTCAGTTCTTCATCACAACTGTCACAACTAGCTGGTAAGTGTAAAACCTAAACTAATCAGAGCATAAAATAGAAACTTGgctatttattttgtcaaaccAATAAACAATATGTTTATTAATGCAGGCTGGATGGTCGACATGTTGTGTTTGGGAAGGTGTTATCAGGAATGGATGTAGTTTACAAAGTTGAAGCTCAAGGCAATCAGAGTGGTACCCCCAAAAGCAAGGTGGTCATAGCAGATAGTGGCGAACTTCCTCTATAGTTGGTCTACGCAGAATGATTTTGTTacctctaaaaataattatcatgaTAGAACATTTCCATGATTTTGTTACCTCTATACGATGTGTGTTTATCTCtgtaatcaaataattatcatGATAGAACATTTTCAAGAGTGTTGTTATTCATAACATTGTCTCTAAGCTTAGTTGAAATACTTTGAAAAgtgattttgatatttattaaattaagcgGCTCAATAAAGCTTGATAATAATCAAAGATGATGGAAAGAGTCTTTAACTCTTAATCCCTggtttaaaacaaaatcaaaaatcaaagatgCTCACTATATTATGACCTTCTTCAATTAGAGTTATTTcaataactcaaattaaaaaaattaaaaaaacatcatttcacTCGCCCTATATTTCATCGTATCACTCAATTCAAAATCACCACCAAGGTTATTGAAATAATTCATATCCGAACAAGTGCTGGTGGTGTGCTAATTGAATGGTATAGTAAAGGGATTAGGTAAAAACCCAAAATTTACTAAGGAAGGAGGGCTAGAATTCagcttaaaataaaaaaaataaaaataaataagtacacCAATTATTTAATcctggtatatatatattaattattgttagaTGCTGTCAAGGCATATGTCAGCGTCAgctatcttatattttaattgataaaaatcattaaataatatatttggtaACACCAAATAGAGTGGAGAGGAGAGGTCCCTTGTTCCTTGAACCTTCCTGTTCTTCAACATCCCCACgcaaaataaagatataaaaaagAACTTTCCACCTACTAGAAGAAAAACACTATTTTAATGAGTAAATGGGTTATCAAGATAAGGAGTTGAGAATAGTTTAAAGTATTAAGTAATTGAAACCAATTgttttagttaaatttgttaGTCTCAAGCTGGTCCTTAACTGTCGGGCAAGTAAAGTATAGGAAAAGATAGATTATACATTgtttttgaagaatcatttaaGCAAACCCCCCTTATGATTGAGCTGCCAACAACGTAAGAACTGGTCTTAAGCTGGCAAACCATATTCTCATCCACATgaaattaattcttttttcatataaatGACGTGTTCTCCCCCAAGCCCCCCAAGCCCAGTTGGGTGTGCAGTGCAGTTCAGTTTAGGTCAAACTAATGCAAAAGCTCACGTTTGTTGCTTATTATTAGATTCAAGTACAATATTTAGGAGGAGTTTGATCAAAGATAGATCCACATGATGCCTCTCCAAATCTTCACTTTTCACACATGCCAAAATCCAATACTAGTAGAATCAGTCTAGTCTCTCTAATGTATAcatacttcttcttcttcaaagtggGTAATTAAATCCAATTCAGATGACAAAATCCAATGAAattgtgttttcaaatgaaaccgtttagaaaatgaagaaaaagtcAGAACTAAGTATTAAATTAAGGGTTAAAGCAGtcctactttttttttattattgccACTAATGAGACAAGATTAGCAAAATGAGTGGGGGCAGTTATGTGGAGAAGCAGGACAAAGCTCCATTTTTTAATGGAGTTTCCTCTCAGTCAGGTCCATGTAAAAGGGGGCAGTCAACGCAATGGCATTCAAAGTTCCAATGTTCAACCAAGAAGCACCCCTTAATTCATGGGCCCTTTTATGGAGCTTTGTATCTTCCCCTACCCCCACTTAATTACCCTCCAAAAGAAAATGAcccttctttctctctcaatcTTACACATCTTCCAAAGTGTATAAACAACTAGTTTATTATGTTTGTAGCCGCACGTAGGGGGTCTGTGTGAACACATTGTCTGTTAATTACTTTAAAGATAGATGATGCATGTATGAGATGGGAATTATCATGTACCTGTTATAAAAAGAAAGCATCCCTCCCTCCATTGAGTTATATCTACCCCATTTCAGCCTCATCAAgaaatacatattatatttcCACGTTCTGCCACGATCTATGACGATAGACAAATGCAATGGATTGTTAGGATCTGTTCAATTGATGGAAAACGTTGCAATCATCTTCGGGGTAACAGGCCTTGTCGGGAAGGAACTAGCCAAGAAGCTTCTCTCCGAACCAGGATGGAAAGTTTATGGTATAGCCCGCCGGCCTGAGGCCATTCCAGCAGCTGTTCAGAATCCTAAGAAATACAATTTTATCTCCTGCGACCTACTCAATCCTACAGAAACCCATCAAAAGCTAAATTCTCATCTTGATCCCCAATATGTGACTCATATGTTTTGGGTCACCTGGGCAGGACAACATCCATTAGACACTAAAGAATGTTACGAGCAGAACAAAGCCATGATGGCCAATGCCCTCAACGCCATTCTCCCACGGGCCAAATCTCTGAAGCACTTTTCTCTCCAAACTGGGACCAAGCATTACGTGTCCCTCCAAGCCCCCTTTAACTCCAAATCACCTCGATTCTTCAGCGAGGACATTCATCGAGCACGTCCTGTGCAATACAACTTTTACTACGCATTGGAGGATCTTCTTCGGGAGAAACTCGCCGGGAAAGTGTCATGGTCGGTGCATAGGCCGGGTCTAATCATGGGGAGTTCGAGGAGAACGTTATTCAATGTTATGGGCACTCTGTGTGTGTACGGAACGATCTGCAAGTACCTGAATATGCCCTTTCTATTTGGAGGCACGAGAGATTGCTGGGAAGAGATGTTTATCGACGGTTCCGATGCGCAACTTGTAGCGAAGCAGCACGTGTGGGCGGCGACAAGCGATCACGAATACAGCGGCCAAGGGCAGGCGTTTAACGCCATCAACGGTGAGAGCTTCAGCTGGAAGAAAGCATGGCCGAGCATAGGGATGAAATTTGGAGTGGAAGTAACGCGGATGGAAAATTTCTCCGAGGAGTTCACGTTTGCGGCGGCGATGGCGGACATGGGGAGAGTTTGGAAGGAGATAGTAAAGAGAGAAGGACTGGTGGAGACGGAGATTGGGGATCTGGCGAACTGGGAATTCATGGATTGCTTATTCCGATGTCCGGTGAAAATGCTGGGTACGCGAGAGAAAGCTGATCGGATGGGATTCAGAACAAGATGTGATACAACTGAATCAATTTTGTATTGGATTGAAATCATGAGAAAGGAGAAACTCATCCCGTAAGCCTAGGTTCAATG from Impatiens glandulifera chromosome 9, dImpGla2.1, whole genome shotgun sequence includes the following:
- the LOC124915625 gene encoding (S)-8-oxocitronellyl enol synthase CYC2, whose product is MTIDKCNGLLGSVQLMENVAIIFGVTGLVGKELAKKLLSEPGWKVYGIARRPEAIPAAVQNPKKYNFISCDLLNPTETHQKLNSHLDPQYVTHMFWVTWAGQHPLDTKECYEQNKAMMANALNAILPRAKSLKHFSLQTGTKHYVSLQAPFNSKSPRFFSEDIHRARPVQYNFYYALEDLLREKLAGKVSWSVHRPGLIMGSSRRTLFNVMGTLCVYGTICKYLNMPFLFGGTRDCWEEMFIDGSDAQLVAKQHVWAATSDHEYSGQGQAFNAINGESFSWKKAWPSIGMKFGVEVTRMENFSEEFTFAAAMADMGRVWKEIVKREGLVETEIGDLANWEFMDCLFRCPVKMLGTREKADRMGFRTRCDTTESILYWIEIMRKEKLIP
- the LOC124915628 gene encoding peptidyl-prolyl cis-trans isomerase CYP20-1-like, with translation MGSSTTKMAWIFLFFAVVSLAQADKSSKKLKEVTHKVYFDIEIAGKPAGRIEIGLFGNAVPKTAENFRALCTGEHGIGKSGKPLHYKGSSFHRIIPSFMIQGGDFTLGDGRGGESIYGEKFADENFKIKHTGPGILSMANSGKNTNGSQFFITTVTTSWLDGRHVVFGKVLSGMDVVYKVEAQGNQSGTPKSKVVIADSGELPL
- the LOC124915626 gene encoding E3 ubiquitin-protein ligase APD2-like, giving the protein MDDDDDNHTSPLLPSPPPNSIEEPSSSASQSQIYENAVGEDDTRRRPETSYRINITVFGGVSRRINDDVLSCLIVLVAFWFFASMFMIFGLYGTMNLQLGPNCSRMLQVNPFFVQTIRAEEIDDSRNGLMLYGFYDIPPLDTEVTWSETHNMLIPSNFHKDWAHFLNKGSEMNISYSVKSSSSIPLSLIIAEGRENLVEWMEDPSYPNTTLSWNIIQGNGIIHQKIQKSYMYYIAVGNLNSMEVEVQLNFTIKGIMYNTTNAFYKCSLSRRLCSYNLFIYGTNYALVTSPPIPQSLPYFDWYVKFAYGPRLITYITGSGMMTVIILLALRICGMLQIFTEEARGMQARDFISDRTPLILHKDDDLLSWGSSYDSISDEEEEEESLDIRRSVDDAQRTCVKCSDAEKNCFFLPCGHGVVCFSCGIRTKEEGGTCPICQREIKKVRKIFTV